The following coding sequences lie in one Streptococcus suis genomic window:
- a CDS encoding shikimate kinase, with translation MPIVLLGFMGVGKTTTAHLLNLPVYDMDHIIEERIGMPIADYFSLEGEASFRQLETEVLKELLDLPSNCIVSTGGGVIKSEVNRELLLANRENNVLLTASFEVAYQRISKDRQSQRPLFLQCSKEEFEALYRERMALYQGLADTVIDTDKLNPEQVARKILCK, from the coding sequence ATGCCAATCGTTTTACTTGGATTTATGGGAGTTGGAAAAACAACAACAGCACATTTGTTAAATCTCCCCGTTTACGATATGGACCATATCATTGAAGAACGGATTGGTATGCCTATTGCTGACTATTTCAGTCTTGAAGGAGAGGCTTCGTTTAGACAACTGGAGACAGAGGTACTGAAAGAATTGCTGGACTTACCTAGTAATTGTATCGTGTCAACTGGTGGTGGTGTGATTAAATCTGAAGTAAACAGGGAATTGCTGTTGGCAAATAGGGAGAACAATGTACTTCTTACTGCCTCCTTTGAAGTTGCCTATCAGAGAATTAGTAAGGATAGACAGTCGCAAAGACCTCTCTTTTTACAGTGTAGTAAGGAAGAGTTTGAAGCCCTCTATCGTGAACGAATGGCACTTTATCAAGGTTTAGCTGATACTGTAATCGATACAGATAAACTGAATCCAGAACAAGTAGCAAGGA
- the aroA gene encoding 3-phosphoshikimate 1-carboxyvinyltransferase produces MKLRTNVEKLQGKIRVPGDKSISHRSIIFGSLAKGVTRVHDILRGEDVLSTMQVFRDLGVKIEDNGDIVEVHGVGFDGLQAPKNDLDMGNSGTSIRLISGVLAGQDFEATMFGDDSLSKRPMDRVTIPLSQMGVEISGQTERDLPPLTIKGNKNLKPIRYQLPVASAQVKSALIFAALQAEGESVIVEKELTRNHTEDMIVQFGGQLEVNGKEIRIQGGQEFIAQEITVPGDISSAAFWLVAGLIVPGSKIVLENVGINETRTGILDVIKAMGGKMTLSNIDELAKSATITVETSELKATEIAGELIPRLIDELPIITLLATQAHGTTIIRDAEELKVKETDRIQVVADALNSMGATIEPTEDGMIIHGPTALHGAEINTFGDHRIGMMTAIAALLAKDGEVVLERAEAINTSYPAFFEHLNSLMD; encoded by the coding sequence ATGAAATTAAGAACAAATGTAGAAAAATTACAAGGAAAAATTCGTGTCCCAGGTGATAAATCAATCAGTCATCGTTCTATTATTTTTGGTTCCCTTGCAAAAGGTGTTACTCGTGTCCACGATATTTTACGTGGGGAAGATGTCTTGTCAACCATGCAGGTCTTTCGTGATTTGGGTGTAAAAATTGAAGACAATGGTGATATTGTTGAAGTACACGGTGTTGGCTTTGATGGTCTTCAAGCACCAAAAAATGATTTGGATATGGGAAATTCTGGAACCTCGATTCGTTTGATTTCAGGCGTTTTGGCAGGTCAAGACTTTGAGGCGACTATGTTTGGTGATGATTCCTTATCCAAACGTCCCATGGACCGAGTGACTATTCCACTCAGTCAAATGGGAGTAGAGATTTCTGGACAAACTGAACGTGACCTACCTCCGTTGACCATCAAAGGGAATAAGAATTTAAAACCAATTCGCTACCAACTTCCTGTAGCTTCTGCCCAAGTAAAATCAGCTCTGATTTTTGCTGCCCTGCAGGCTGAGGGAGAGTCGGTCATCGTAGAAAAAGAGTTGACTCGAAACCATACAGAAGATATGATTGTCCAGTTTGGTGGACAGTTAGAAGTCAATGGCAAGGAAATCCGCATCCAAGGTGGTCAGGAGTTTATTGCCCAAGAGATTACAGTTCCAGGAGATATTTCAAGTGCTGCTTTTTGGTTGGTTGCTGGCTTAATCGTACCAGGTTCAAAAATTGTCCTTGAAAATGTAGGAATCAATGAAACTCGGACTGGTATTCTAGATGTCATTAAAGCTATGGGCGGAAAAATGACCCTTTCTAACATAGATGAACTTGCAAAATCTGCTACCATTACAGTTGAAACGTCGGAATTGAAGGCTACGGAGATTGCAGGCGAATTGATTCCTCGTTTGATTGATGAGTTGCCAATTATTACCTTACTAGCGACTCAAGCACATGGAACAACGATTATTCGTGATGCTGAGGAGTTGAAAGTCAAAGAAACGGATCGTATTCAGGTTGTTGCAGATGCTCTAAATAGTATGGGAGCAACTATTGAACCAACAGAAGATGGTATGATTATTCACGGACCAACTGCTTTACATGGTGCTGAAATCAATACATTTGGTGACCACCGTATCGGTATGATGACTGCCATTGCCGCCTTGTTGGCCAAAGATGGAGAAGTTGTATTGGAAAGAGCAGAAGCTATCAATACTAGCTATCCTGCCTTCTTTGAACACTTAAATAGTTTGATGGATTAG
- a CDS encoding 3-deoxy-7-phosphoheptulonate synthase: MKEEDLLFTPISEKIDINQVREHSKLSPETLTKKQARDRELEAILKGEDDRLLLVIGPCSSDNEEAVLDYAHRLAKLQEEVKDKIFMVMRVYTAKPRTNGDGYKGLMHQPDTDAAPSLINGIKAVRNLHYRVITETGLTTADEMLYPENLPLVDDLVSYIAIGARSVENQQHRFVASGIDVPTGLKNPTSGNLKVMFNGLFAAQKKQSFLFNNTEVETSGNPLAHVILRGAVNENGKYLPNYYYDNLLETIDLYDQFGLKNPFIIIDTNHDNSGKNYLEQIRIVRQTLINRDWNEAIRNYVRGFMIESYIEDGRQDNPDVYGKSITDPCLGWEKTQELIREIYNR; encoded by the coding sequence ATGAAAGAGGAAGACCTATTGTTTACACCAATCAGCGAAAAAATTGATATCAATCAAGTACGAGAACATTCAAAACTTTCTCCAGAAACACTTACTAAAAAACAAGCTCGTGACCGTGAACTTGAGGCTATTTTAAAGGGAGAAGATGACCGTCTTCTCTTGGTTATCGGACCATGTTCATCAGACAATGAAGAGGCCGTTTTGGACTACGCACACCGCTTGGCCAAGCTTCAAGAAGAGGTCAAAGATAAAATTTTCATGGTCATGCGCGTCTATACTGCCAAGCCACGTACCAATGGTGATGGTTATAAAGGACTCATGCACCAACCAGATACAGATGCTGCACCAAGCCTCATCAACGGAATCAAAGCTGTTCGTAACCTCCACTATCGTGTCATTACGGAAACAGGTTTAACTACTGCTGACGAGATGCTCTACCCTGAAAATCTGCCTTTGGTTGATGACTTGGTTTCCTACATCGCTATCGGAGCTCGTTCGGTTGAAAATCAGCAGCACCGTTTTGTAGCGTCAGGCATCGATGTTCCAACAGGCTTGAAAAATCCAACATCTGGCAACCTCAAAGTCATGTTCAACGGTCTTTTTGCTGCTCAGAAGAAGCAATCCTTCCTCTTCAACAATACTGAAGTTGAAACATCTGGCAACCCACTTGCTCACGTTATTCTTCGTGGCGCAGTCAATGAAAATGGTAAATACCTACCAAACTATTACTATGACAATCTTCTAGAAACCATTGACCTCTATGATCAATTTGGTTTGAAAAATCCATTCATCATCATCGATACCAACCATGACAATTCTGGGAAAAATTATTTGGAACAAATCCGTATCGTCCGTCAAACCTTAATCAACCGTGACTGGAACGAAGCCATTCGTAACTACGTTCGCGGATTCATGATTGAATCCTACATTGAAGACGGTCGCCAAGACAATCCAGATGTCTATGGAAAATCCATCACAGACCCTTGCTTAGGCTGGGAAAAAACACAAGAACTCATCCGAGAAATTTACAACAGATAG
- a CDS encoding 3-deoxy-7-phosphoheptulonate synthase, with the protein MGIHKRSTSLDIDKVKELSKLEGEFLAAKNQRDEELKRIIRGEDDRLLLVIGPCSSDNEEAVLEYARRLSKLQEEVKDKIFMVMRVYTAKPRTNGEGYKGLVHQPDTSKLPDLINGIAAVRNLHYRVITETGLTTADEMLYSANYPLVEDLVSYHAIGARSVEDQEHRFVASGIDMPTGMKNPTSGNLTVMFNGIYAAQNKQNFIYRDAEVDTDGNPLAHAILRGANTEKGGYEPNYYYDILLKTIKQYEQFGLKNPFIVIDTNHDNSGKNYLEQIRIVRQTLINRDWNESIRKYVRGFMIESYLEDGRQDSPEVFGKSITDPCLGWEKTEALIREIHQTV; encoded by the coding sequence ATGGGAATTCACAAACGTAGCACCAGTTTAGACATCGACAAAGTAAAGGAACTTTCCAAGTTAGAAGGAGAATTTCTAGCTGCAAAAAATCAGCGCGATGAAGAACTGAAAAGAATTATCCGAGGCGAAGATGACCGTCTGCTCTTGGTTATAGGCCCTTGCTCATCAGATAATGAAGAGGCCGTTCTAGAATATGCACGTCGTCTCTCTAAGCTTCAAGAGGAAGTCAAAGATAAAATCTTCATGGTCATGCGGGTTTACACAGCTAAGCCACGTACCAATGGGGAAGGCTATAAAGGACTGGTTCATCAGCCAGATACTTCTAAATTACCAGACCTCATTAACGGTATCGCTGCCGTTCGTAATTTGCATTACCGTGTCATTACTGAGACCGGACTCACAACTGCTGATGAAATGCTCTACTCTGCCAACTACCCTCTTGTGGAAGACTTGGTGTCCTACCATGCTATCGGAGCACGTTCGGTTGAAGACCAAGAACACAGATTTGTTGCATCAGGTATCGATATGCCAACTGGTATGAAAAACCCAACTTCTGGTAATTTGACCGTTATGTTCAATGGTATCTACGCCGCACAAAACAAACAGAACTTTATTTACCGTGATGCAGAAGTTGATACAGATGGCAACCCTCTAGCTCATGCTATCCTTCGTGGTGCCAATACTGAAAAGGGCGGTTATGAGCCAAACTACTACTATGATATTCTCTTGAAAACCATCAAACAGTATGAACAATTTGGTCTTAAAAATCCATTTATCGTAATTGATACCAACCACGACAATTCTGGTAAAAATTACCTGGAACAAATCCGTATCGTCCGTCAAACCCTCATCAACCGTGATTGGAACGAATCCATTCGCAAGTACGTTCGTGGTTTCATGATTGAATCCTACTTAGAAGACGGCCGTCAAGATAGCCCTGAGGTATTCGGCAAATCCATTACCGACCCTTGCTTAGGTTGGGAAAAAACGGAAGCTCTGATTCGTGAAATTCATCAAACCGTCTAA
- a CDS encoding shikimate dehydrogenase — translation MNIDGYTRLAAVVAKPIKHSISPFIHNLAFKETGVNGVYVAWEIPEEDLAVTLENIKRYDMFGINLSMPYKQAVIPYLDSLTDSARLIGAVNTVIHKDGKLIGHNTDGIGFFKSLERLKGFQVKNKRLTILGGGGASTAIIAQATLDGAKEITIFCRQQSLERTQASLTPIAQATGVPVKVLALDDSQLLQEHITNSDLLVNGTSVGMDGYSQPVPSTIRFPENLLVADVIYQPFETPLLKLAQSQGNPTINGLGMLLFQAAEAFQAWTGKEMPTDLIWDQLVQKYDIK, via the coding sequence ATGAACATTGATGGTTACACTCGTCTTGCTGCCGTTGTTGCAAAGCCAATCAAACACTCCATCTCCCCCTTCATTCATAATCTGGCTTTTAAGGAAACAGGTGTAAATGGTGTCTATGTCGCTTGGGAAATTCCCGAGGAAGATTTGGCTGTAACGCTTGAAAATATCAAACGATATGATATGTTTGGTATCAACCTGTCCATGCCCTATAAGCAGGCTGTCATCCCTTATCTCGATAGCCTGACTGACTCTGCTCGCTTAATTGGCGCTGTCAATACCGTCATTCATAAAGATGGAAAACTAATCGGTCACAACACCGATGGAATTGGATTTTTCAAGAGTTTGGAAAGACTAAAAGGCTTTCAAGTTAAGAACAAGCGACTGACCATTCTAGGTGGTGGTGGTGCTTCTACTGCTATCATAGCTCAGGCTACATTGGATGGTGCAAAGGAAATTACTATTTTCTGCCGTCAACAAAGCTTGGAAAGAACACAGGCGAGTCTTACACCTATTGCTCAAGCAACTGGAGTTCCCGTGAAGGTCCTAGCGCTTGATGATAGCCAATTACTACAGGAACATATCACCAACTCCGACTTACTAGTCAACGGAACCAGTGTAGGCATGGATGGGTATTCTCAACCTGTTCCTTCTACCATTCGCTTTCCCGAAAATCTTTTGGTTGCAGATGTGATTTATCAACCATTCGAAACACCTTTATTAAAACTAGCCCAATCACAAGGCAACCCTACTATTAACGGTTTGGGCATGCTCCTTTTCCAAGCGGCTGAAGCATTCCAAGCCTGGACTGGTAAGGAAATGCCGACTGACTTGATTTGGGACCAATTAGTCCAGAAATACGACATCAAATAG
- a CDS encoding 3-dehydroquinate synthase — protein sequence MKLTVNLPNTPYDILIQRGSLAQTGTWVKELWKPQKIAIITDDHVGSLYRETVQSSLEQAGFETIVFAFPEGEASKNLDTVNQAYEFLVKNGMTRSDGIIALGGGVVGDLAGFVASTYMRGIHFLQIPTSLTAQVDSSIGGKTGVNTPFAKNMVGTFCQPDGVLIDPDTLKTLGKRELIEGMGEVVKYGLIDDVKLWETLDQLDGSVESILEHADYIIYHSCEVKRKVVVEDELDNGVRLYLNFGHTIGHAIEATAGYGQVMHGEAVAIGMVQISRAAEKKGLMPAGMTEKIIAMCEKFGLPTTHQPWNVDELYAALTHDKKARGKTIKLVIVPQLGQAAIHQIPMEEMLEFLQV from the coding sequence ATGAAACTGACCGTCAATCTTCCCAACACTCCCTACGACATCCTTATCCAAAGAGGAAGTTTAGCACAGACAGGTACATGGGTCAAAGAACTTTGGAAACCTCAGAAAATCGCCATTATTACAGATGACCACGTTGGCTCACTCTACCGTGAAACAGTTCAGTCAAGCTTAGAACAAGCTGGTTTTGAAACCATTGTCTTTGCATTTCCAGAAGGCGAAGCTTCAAAAAATCTTGATACCGTCAATCAGGCCTACGAATTTCTCGTAAAAAATGGTATGACACGAAGTGATGGAATCATTGCTCTCGGCGGGGGAGTCGTTGGCGATTTAGCTGGCTTTGTTGCCTCTACCTATATGCGAGGTATCCATTTTCTACAAATTCCAACCAGCTTGACTGCTCAGGTTGATTCCTCTATCGGGGGAAAAACTGGCGTGAACACCCCATTTGCCAAAAATATGGTGGGGACCTTCTGCCAGCCTGACGGCGTTCTCATTGACCCTGATACCCTAAAAACACTCGGCAAACGAGAATTGATTGAAGGAATGGGCGAGGTTGTCAAATATGGCTTAATAGATGATGTGAAGCTCTGGGAAACCCTAGACCAATTAGACGGCTCTGTCGAGAGCATTCTGGAACATGCTGACTATATTATCTACCACTCCTGTGAAGTCAAACGCAAGGTTGTTGTCGAAGATGAATTAGACAACGGTGTCAGACTCTACCTCAACTTCGGTCACACGATTGGACATGCTATTGAAGCGACCGCTGGCTACGGCCAAGTCATGCACGGTGAAGCTGTTGCCATCGGTATGGTACAAATCTCACGCGCAGCTGAGAAAAAAGGACTGATGCCAGCTGGTATGACAGAAAAGATTATCGCCATGTGTGAAAAATTCGGCTTGCCGACTACACACCAGCCTTGGAATGTAGATGAATTATACGCCGCCCTAACTCACGATAAAAAAGCACGTGGCAAGACCATCAAACTTGTCATCGTTCCTCAATTGGGACAGGCAGCCATCCATCAAATCCCAATGGAAGAAATGCTGGAGTTTCTACAAGTATAA
- a CDS encoding IS110 family transposase gives MFHFTTLFIGMDVHKESFSLCYYDMMANQFKHSTKVGPNVSYIVNYVNELRRLYGQDAEVLCGYEAGCLGFTLYHQLQAHGIPCIVMAPTTVMKEGSKRVKTDKKDAAQLAKALAFRSYRPVHIPTVEDEQVKEYIRMRTDHKVALKKIKQQILAFCLRHDFRYTEGSSNWTQKHVRWLRSLKPEGLYAEILTEYLLTYEKLVDQIERYDARIEQLGQSDSYQEKVSRLSCFIGIKTLTALSIVTEIGDFNRFATAQHFASYLGLTPSENSSGDKERRGAITKAGNSHVRRLLIEAAQSLAKGTIGYKSKELKRRQSGNRVEVIAYADKANERLRRRYRTLVLGKNKKQNVAKTAIARELSGFIWGMMTGRIA, from the coding sequence ATGTTTCATTTTACCACACTTTTCATCGGAATGGATGTTCACAAAGAAAGTTTTTCACTCTGCTATTATGATATGATGGCGAATCAATTCAAACATAGCACTAAAGTTGGTCCAAATGTTAGCTATATTGTGAACTATGTGAATGAGCTTCGTCGTTTATATGGTCAAGATGCAGAAGTGTTATGTGGCTACGAAGCCGGATGTCTTGGATTTACCCTATATCACCAGCTACAAGCTCACGGGATTCCCTGTATCGTGATGGCGCCTACAACGGTGATGAAGGAAGGATCTAAGCGTGTTAAGACTGATAAAAAAGATGCAGCTCAGCTCGCAAAAGCTCTGGCCTTTCGTAGCTATCGGCCTGTTCATATTCCTACTGTTGAGGATGAACAAGTCAAAGAATATATCCGCATGAGAACAGACCACAAAGTGGCTCTGAAGAAAATCAAACAACAAATTCTTGCCTTCTGTCTCCGACATGATTTTCGCTATACCGAGGGAAGCAGTAATTGGACACAGAAACATGTTCGCTGGCTCCGTTCCCTAAAACCTGAGGGACTTTACGCAGAGATTTTGACAGAATATCTATTGACCTATGAGAAATTAGTAGATCAAATAGAACGGTATGATGCACGAATTGAGCAACTGGGTCAAAGCGACAGTTACCAAGAGAAGGTCTCACGGCTTTCTTGCTTTATTGGCATTAAAACACTAACTGCTCTTTCCATTGTGACAGAAATCGGTGATTTTAATCGCTTTGCGACAGCTCAACATTTTGCTTCTTATCTTGGGCTAACTCCTAGCGAAAATTCTAGCGGCGACAAGGAGAGAAGAGGTGCTATCACCAAAGCTGGGAATAGCCATGTGAGACGACTTCTGATAGAAGCTGCACAATCATTGGCTAAGGGGACGATTGGGTATAAATCCAAAGAATTGAAACGGAGACAAAGTGGAAACCGAGTGGAGGTGATTGCTTATGCGGATAAGGCTAATGAACGCTTAAGAAGACGTTATCGCACACTTGTTCTAGGAAAAAATAAGAAACAAAATGTTGCTAAAACAGCTATTGCACGAGAATTGTCTGGTTTTATTTGGGGGATGATGACAGGAAGAATAGCTTGA
- a CDS encoding ABC transporter ATP-binding protein, translated as MSTILSIQNIHKTFEAGTVNENHVLRGLNLDVKEGDFISIIGGNGAGKSTFMNSLAGALTVDSGDILLEGKSIKHVSAAKRSKDISRVFQDPKMGTASRLTIEENMAIAYRRGLSRGLGWGVKDSERAIFKEALKELGLGLENRMKVDTQFLSGGQRQALTLMMASLVKPKVLLLDEHTAALDPKTSDMVMELTKKIVESHRLTALMITHNMENAIEYGNRLVMLHRGQIVVDVEGEEKKNLTVQNLMDLFYKNSGEKLTDDEMIL; from the coding sequence ATGTCTACAATTTTATCAATTCAAAATATTCATAAAACCTTCGAAGCTGGAACAGTTAATGAGAACCATGTCCTTCGTGGGTTGAACCTAGATGTGAAAGAAGGGGATTTTATCTCTATCATCGGTGGTAATGGTGCTGGTAAATCAACTTTCATGAACTCACTTGCAGGTGCCTTGACGGTTGATTCGGGCGATATTTTGCTTGAAGGTAAATCCATTAAGCATGTCTCAGCTGCCAAACGTTCTAAGGACATCAGCCGTGTTTTCCAAGATCCTAAGATGGGAACAGCTTCCCGCTTGACCATTGAAGAAAATATGGCTATTGCCTATCGTCGTGGATTGTCGCGCGGTCTTGGTTGGGGTGTGAAGGATAGTGAACGTGCTATTTTTAAGGAAGCCTTGAAAGAGCTTGGTCTGGGATTAGAAAACCGTATGAAGGTGGACACGCAATTTCTTTCAGGTGGTCAACGTCAGGCTCTGACCTTGATGATGGCTTCGCTGGTTAAACCAAAAGTTCTGCTCCTGGACGAACACACTGCGGCCCTTGATCCAAAAACCAGCGATATGGTTATGGAATTGACCAAGAAAATCGTGGAAAGTCACCGGTTGACAGCTCTGATGATTACGCATAATATGGAAAACGCCATTGAATATGGTAATCGTTTGGTCATGTTGCACCGTGGTCAGATTGTTGTTGATGTAGAAGGAGAAGAGAAGAAGAACTTGACTGTTCAAAACTTGATGGACCTTTTCTACAAAAACAGCGGTGAGAAACTAACTGACGATGAGATGATTTTATAG
- a CDS encoding ABC transporter permease, whose product MDIILSSISQGLLWSVMAIGVYLTFRILDIADMTAEGSYPLGAAVCATGIVNGVSPLLATFMAMVVGMGAGLISGLLHTKLKIPALLTGIVTLTGLYSINLKILGKANVALLKQETLVTQLQDFGLTKTNAVLVIGLVFVLAVISLLTLLLNTQIGLAIRSTGDNIPMSESNGINVDNMKIYGYMLSNGLIALCGALLTQNNGYADLNSGTGTIVIGLASVIIAEVILRNLRLGWRLLSVVLGAVVYRLIILAILEIPGMDADLVKLFSAILLATVLYVPELQKKLNIRRPKLNGNA is encoded by the coding sequence GTGGATATTATTTTATCAAGTATCTCGCAAGGCTTGCTTTGGTCAGTTATGGCGATTGGTGTTTACTTGACGTTTCGTATTTTAGATATTGCTGATATGACAGCTGAGGGGTCTTATCCGCTTGGAGCTGCTGTTTGTGCGACAGGGATTGTGAACGGAGTGAGTCCCTTGCTGGCAACCTTTATGGCTATGGTAGTTGGTATGGGTGCAGGCTTGATTTCTGGGTTACTTCATACAAAACTAAAAATTCCAGCCCTTTTGACTGGTATTGTAACCTTGACAGGTCTCTACTCTATCAACTTGAAAATATTAGGCAAAGCCAATGTGGCTCTACTTAAGCAAGAAACTCTAGTGACCCAATTGCAGGATTTCGGTTTGACAAAAACAAATGCCGTTTTGGTGATTGGTCTGGTCTTTGTGCTAGCAGTTATAAGCTTATTGACGCTCTTGCTCAATACACAAATTGGTCTAGCTATTCGTTCAACAGGGGATAATATTCCAATGAGTGAGTCCAATGGTATCAATGTAGATAATATGAAAATCTACGGCTATATGTTGTCGAATGGTCTAATTGCCCTTTGTGGTGCTCTTCTTACTCAGAATAATGGCTATGCAGATCTCAATTCAGGTACTGGTACCATTGTTATCGGTTTGGCATCTGTCATTATTGCAGAAGTTATCTTGCGTAACTTACGCTTGGGTTGGAGACTCCTATCGGTTGTTCTCGGTGCAGTTGTTTACCGTTTGATTATCTTAGCGATTTTGGAAATTCCAGGTATGGATGCAGACCTTGTTAAACTCTTCTCAGCTATCCTTCTGGCAACCGTTCTCTATGTGCCAGAATTGCAGAAGAAATTGAATATTCGTCGTCCAAAATTGAATGGAAATGCTTAG
- a CDS encoding ABC transporter substrate-binding protein: protein MYYKLVKKLATISVASMGLLTLAACSSSSEQASSDVVKVGVLQYMEHESLTAAREGFVAELEANGYKEGEKLVLDYQNAQGDQANLQTISEQLIDGNDIVLAIATPSAQSLATVSTETPIVFTAVTDPLSADLVESIEKPGGLLTGTSDQAPIDKQVELLGQAVPDAKTVGILYTTSERNSEVQVEQAKELLEKAGYKVVVKGITSSNEVQDATTSLMKDVDALFIPTDNTVASTMTMIGELSVEHKVPVIGGSTDMVDEGGLLTYGTNYVALGRQTAKMAIKIIEGANVSETAVEYPETVSLHVNEEMAQKLGIDTSKLAVSE from the coding sequence ATGTATTATAAGCTAGTAAAAAAATTGGCAACTATTTCAGTAGCAAGTATGGGTTTGCTAACACTTGCAGCTTGTTCCTCATCATCAGAACAAGCTTCCTCAGATGTGGTAAAAGTTGGAGTTCTCCAATATATGGAGCATGAATCATTGACAGCTGCCCGTGAGGGTTTTGTGGCGGAATTAGAAGCAAATGGTTATAAAGAGGGTGAAAAATTGGTTTTGGATTATCAAAATGCCCAAGGCGATCAAGCTAATCTTCAAACCATTTCAGAACAATTAATCGATGGAAATGATATTGTCTTGGCAATCGCTACGCCGTCTGCCCAGAGTTTAGCGACTGTGTCTACTGAAACGCCGATTGTCTTTACTGCGGTTACAGATCCCTTGTCAGCTGACTTGGTAGAATCCATTGAAAAACCAGGTGGACTTTTGACAGGTACTTCTGATCAAGCTCCAATTGACAAACAGGTTGAATTGCTAGGTCAAGCTGTTCCAGATGCTAAGACAGTTGGTATTTTGTACACTACTAGCGAACGTAATTCAGAAGTCCAGGTAGAGCAAGCTAAGGAATTGCTGGAAAAAGCAGGTTATAAGGTAGTAGTAAAAGGAATCACATCTTCAAATGAAGTCCAAGATGCGACAACTAGCTTGATGAAGGATGTAGATGCTCTCTTTATTCCAACAGACAATACTGTCGCTTCAACCATGACCATGATCGGTGAATTATCTGTGGAGCATAAGGTTCCAGTAATCGGTGGTTCAACGGACATGGTGGATGAAGGAGGGCTTTTGACTTACGGTACCAACTATGTAGCTTTAGGTCGTCAAACTGCAAAAATGGCTATTAAGATTATCGAAGGAGCCAATGTGTCAGAAACAGCAGTAGAATACCCAGAGACCGTCAGTCTTCACGTTAATGAAGAAATGGCTCAGAAATTAGGTATCGATACTTCTAAGCTTGCTGTATCGGAATAA
- a CDS encoding ABC transporter substrate-binding protein, which yields MGFKKIILSSVALLSAVTLAACSSNSSDSSSVNVGIIQYAEHEALTSAREGFVEALEEAGYKEGENLTIDLQNAQGDQANLQTMVEKLAGKNDLNFAIATPAAQAMLNADSETSSVFTAVTDPVEAGLVESLEKPGGTMTGSTDATDVEGQIEMLLKVVPTAKTVGIFYNSSEVNSEVQAEQAKKALEAKGVKVEVTTVTTTNDVQQAITSLAGKVDAIYLPTDNTVASTASTIGDILKEAKVPAMGSDAAVIDAALFTYGVDYHAIGVQSGELAVKILKGEKLADLAVEKPNTAAITVNEEMAKAVGIDAATIKALEE from the coding sequence ATGGGATTTAAAAAAATTATACTTAGTTCAGTAGCACTTTTGTCAGCAGTAACGCTTGCTGCATGCAGTTCCAATTCGTCAGATTCAAGTTCAGTCAATGTTGGTATTATTCAATATGCTGAACATGAAGCGTTGACCTCAGCTCGTGAAGGCTTTGTAGAGGCACTCGAAGAAGCAGGCTACAAGGAAGGTGAAAATCTGACGATTGATTTGCAAAATGCCCAAGGTGATCAAGCAAACTTACAGACAATGGTTGAGAAATTGGCAGGGAAAAATGATCTTAACTTTGCCATCGCAACACCGGCAGCCCAAGCCATGCTTAATGCAGATAGTGAAACATCAAGTGTATTCACAGCTGTCACAGATCCAGTTGAAGCAGGTTTGGTTGAATCATTGGAAAAACCAGGTGGGACCATGACGGGATCGACTGATGCAACTGATGTGGAAGGTCAAATCGAGATGTTGCTCAAAGTTGTACCAACTGCGAAGACTGTCGGTATTTTCTACAATTCTAGCGAGGTAAACTCAGAAGTCCAAGCTGAGCAGGCTAAAAAAGCACTCGAAGCAAAAGGTGTAAAAGTAGAAGTGACAACAGTTACGACGACAAACGATGTTCAGCAAGCTATTACTTCACTTGCAGGAAAAGTCGATGCTATCTATCTTCCAACTGATAATACAGTTGCCTCTACAGCTTCAACAATCGGTGATATTTTAAAAGAAGCAAAAGTTCCAGCTATGGGAAGTGACGCGGCAGTTATTGACGCAGCTCTATTTACCTACGGTGTCGACTACCATGCTATCGGTGTTCAATCTGGTGAATTGGCTGTGAAGATTTTGAAGGGTGAAAAGCTTGCTGACTTAGCAGTTGAAAAACCAAATACAGCGGCTATTACCGTCAATGAAGAAATGGCTAAAGCTGTTGGTATTGATGCAGCGACTATAAAAGCATTAGAAGAGTAA